In Promicromonospora sp. Populi, one genomic interval encodes:
- a CDS encoding ABC transporter ATP-binding protein — translation MRLELRGITKRFGALVANDHIDLVVQPGEVHSLLGENGAGKSTLMNVLYGLYDADEGEILLDDVVQSFSGPGDAMGAGIGMVHQHFMLVPVFTVAENVMLGHEQTRGGGRLDLEAARAQVREISARFGFHVDPDALVEDLPVGVQQRVEIIKALSRNADVLVFDEPTAVLTPQETDELMAIMRQLRDEGAAIVFITHKLREVREVADRITVIRHGKVVGEASPTASDSELASLMVGRSVELTVHKEAPTLHDNGLKVTDLVVTSESGTVVVDDVSFEVRGGEVLVIAGVQGNGQTELTEALIGLQGDVSGSITLDGKELAGRSVRQILDAGVGFVPEDRNLDGLIGEFTVAENLMLDRSDGPPFVKRGALQLAYRDQFAGEKVAEFDVRTQGITTPVGRLSGGNQQKVVLARELSRDLRLFVAAQPTRGVDVGSIEFIHKRIVATRDAGVPVVVVSTELDEAVALADRIMVMYRGTVVGIVPADTPRDVLGLMMAGISPEDAKEDVA, via the coding sequence ATGCGGCTCGAGCTGCGCGGCATCACGAAGCGCTTCGGCGCGCTCGTCGCGAACGACCACATCGACCTGGTGGTTCAGCCAGGCGAGGTCCACTCGCTCCTGGGCGAGAACGGGGCTGGCAAGTCCACCCTGATGAACGTGCTCTACGGCCTGTACGACGCCGACGAGGGTGAGATCCTGCTGGACGACGTCGTCCAGAGCTTCTCCGGCCCCGGCGACGCGATGGGCGCGGGCATCGGCATGGTGCACCAGCACTTCATGCTCGTACCCGTCTTTACCGTCGCGGAGAACGTGATGCTCGGCCACGAGCAGACCCGGGGCGGCGGACGCCTGGACCTGGAGGCGGCCCGCGCGCAGGTGCGCGAGATCTCCGCACGGTTCGGGTTTCACGTGGACCCGGACGCCCTGGTGGAGGACCTGCCGGTGGGTGTGCAGCAGCGTGTCGAGATCATCAAGGCGCTCTCCCGGAACGCCGACGTGCTGGTCTTCGACGAGCCGACGGCGGTGCTCACCCCGCAGGAGACCGACGAGCTGATGGCGATCATGCGCCAGCTGCGCGACGAGGGCGCTGCGATCGTGTTCATCACCCACAAGCTGCGCGAGGTGCGCGAGGTGGCGGACCGCATCACGGTGATCCGGCACGGCAAGGTGGTGGGCGAGGCCAGCCCGACGGCGTCGGACAGCGAGCTCGCCTCGCTGATGGTGGGCCGCTCCGTGGAGCTGACCGTGCACAAGGAAGCGCCCACCCTGCACGACAACGGCCTGAAGGTGACCGACCTGGTCGTCACCAGCGAGTCCGGCACGGTAGTGGTGGACGACGTCAGCTTCGAGGTGCGCGGCGGCGAGGTGCTCGTCATCGCGGGGGTGCAGGGCAACGGGCAGACCGAGCTCACCGAGGCCCTCATCGGGCTGCAGGGCGACGTGTCAGGGAGCATCACGCTCGACGGCAAGGAGCTGGCGGGCCGGTCCGTGCGGCAGATCCTCGACGCGGGTGTGGGCTTCGTGCCCGAGGACCGCAACCTGGACGGCTTGATCGGGGAGTTCACCGTCGCCGAGAACCTCATGCTCGACCGCTCCGACGGGCCGCCGTTCGTGAAGCGGGGCGCCCTGCAGCTCGCCTACCGCGACCAGTTCGCGGGCGAGAAGGTCGCCGAGTTCGACGTCCGCACGCAGGGCATCACCACCCCGGTGGGGCGCCTGTCCGGCGGTAACCAGCAGAAGGTGGTGCTCGCGCGCGAGCTGTCGCGCGACCTGCGCCTGTTCGTCGCCGCGCAGCCGACGCGCGGCGTGGACGTGGGCTCCATCGAGTTCATCCACAAGCGGATCGTCGCCACGCGCGACGCCGGCGTCCCCGTGGTGGTGGTCTCCACCGAGCTGGACGAGGCCGTGGCGCTGGCCGACCGGATCATGGTGATGTATCGCGGCACGGTCGTGGGCATCGTGCCCGCGGACACCCCGCGCGACGTGCTGGGCCTGATGATGGCGGGGATCTCGCCTGAGGACGCGAAGGAGGACGTCGCGTGA
- a CDS encoding ABC transporter permease: MSSPWTVSVGAVLLAVVAGSIMIAFTNEGVQAASTYFFARPGDTFVALGQAIGGAYSALFRGSVVNLQAPDFVTAIRPLTETLSYATPLIAAGLGVALAFRAGLFNIGGQGQMLVAAAAAGWVGFGVSGVPFPLHLLMALVAGIAAGALWAGLAGLLKARTGAHEVIVTIMLNYVAFYLIAYLLATPGLLQAPGSSNPTTPPTPQSAQLPSLLGDQFNLTWGFVLSLLAVVGVWWLLNRSSAGFSFRAVGENPSAARVAGIDTGRATVSSMLVAGGLVGLAGASQVLGGVTTGFGSDIDAGIGFDAITVALLGGSNPWGVLAAGILFGAFKAGGSTMQAAEGVPSDIVLVVQSLIVLFIAAPPLVRAIFRLPDPSRRRASKNTKATRKEAAA, translated from the coding sequence ATGAGCAGCCCCTGGACCGTGTCCGTGGGCGCCGTGCTGCTGGCCGTCGTGGCGGGCTCGATCATGATCGCCTTCACGAACGAGGGGGTGCAGGCCGCCTCGACGTACTTCTTCGCTCGACCCGGCGACACCTTCGTCGCGCTGGGCCAGGCGATCGGCGGCGCGTACTCGGCGCTGTTCCGCGGCTCGGTGGTGAACCTGCAGGCGCCGGACTTCGTCACCGCGATCCGGCCGCTCACCGAGACGCTCAGCTACGCGACGCCGCTCATCGCGGCGGGCCTCGGCGTGGCGCTCGCGTTCCGGGCCGGGCTGTTCAACATCGGCGGCCAGGGGCAGATGCTCGTGGCGGCCGCCGCGGCAGGCTGGGTGGGCTTCGGTGTCAGCGGCGTGCCGTTCCCGCTGCACCTGCTGATGGCGCTGGTGGCGGGCATCGCGGCGGGCGCGCTCTGGGCCGGGCTTGCCGGGCTCCTCAAGGCCCGCACCGGAGCGCACGAGGTGATCGTCACGATCATGCTCAACTACGTGGCGTTCTATCTGATCGCCTATCTCCTGGCGACACCCGGGCTGCTGCAGGCGCCCGGGTCGTCCAACCCGACGACGCCGCCGACGCCGCAGTCGGCGCAGCTGCCCAGCCTGCTGGGTGACCAGTTCAACCTGACCTGGGGCTTTGTCCTGTCGCTGCTCGCCGTCGTCGGCGTGTGGTGGCTGCTCAACCGGTCGTCGGCGGGCTTCTCGTTCCGCGCAGTCGGGGAGAACCCGAGCGCCGCGCGTGTGGCCGGCATCGACACCGGCCGCGCGACGGTGAGCTCGATGCTCGTGGCCGGCGGGCTCGTCGGCCTGGCTGGTGCGTCGCAGGTGCTGGGCGGGGTCACCACCGGGTTCGGCTCCGACATCGACGCGGGCATCGGGTTCGACGCCATCACCGTCGCCCTGCTCGGCGGCTCCAACCCGTGGGGTGTGCTCGCGGCGGGCATCCTGTTCGGCGCGTTCAAGGCCGGCGGGTCCACCATGCAGGCCGCCGAGGGCGTGCCCAGCGACATAGTGCTCGTGGTCCAGTCCCTGATCGTGCTCTTCATCGCGGCGCCGCCGTTGGTGCGGGCGATCTTCCGGCTGCCGGACCCGAGCCGGCGTCGGGCCTCGAAGAACACCAAGGCGACCCGGAAGGAGGCGGCCGCGTGA
- a CDS encoding ABC transporter permease has protein sequence MSADHKTTQLDVPLSETARTVTLVSWKTAGVLLAVTVLYALLLVAVPRSGDTRFLLSQRSDFFQIPVIVLPSAALAWVSGAVMLAVTAFAIVRTARGSRTPLWPVALFALAGLIGFLAWAGAGSPRDLSIVGLVGGAVLWSVPFVYGALGGVIGERAGVVNIAIEAQLLGAAFTAAIVSSITNSPVAGLVAAVLAGALVALVLGLFAITYHVNQVIVGVVLNVLVVGLTSFLYSQVLVPGAEQLNSTTRFSAIPIPLLSDIPVLGPVLFRQPLLIYLMFLAVPAVWYALNRTRWGLRLRAVGEHPKAADTVGINVVRTRYNAVLVAGAVAGLGGAFYTTVNLSQFGENMTGGAGYIALAAVIFGKWDPVRSAFAGLLFGFASNLQNVLSVVGSPVPSQFMLMVPYVVTLLAVAGLVGRSRPPAASGEPYIKG, from the coding sequence GTGAGCGCCGACCACAAGACCACCCAGCTTGACGTCCCGCTGTCGGAGACGGCGCGCACGGTGACGCTCGTGTCGTGGAAGACGGCGGGTGTGCTGCTCGCCGTGACGGTGCTATACGCGCTGCTGCTTGTTGCGGTCCCGCGCTCGGGCGACACGCGGTTCCTGCTGTCGCAGCGCAGCGACTTCTTCCAGATCCCGGTGATCGTGCTGCCCTCGGCAGCGCTGGCCTGGGTGTCCGGAGCCGTCATGCTCGCGGTGACGGCGTTCGCGATTGTGCGCACGGCCCGGGGGAGCAGGACGCCGCTGTGGCCGGTGGCGCTGTTCGCCCTCGCCGGCCTGATCGGCTTCCTGGCCTGGGCCGGCGCCGGCAGCCCCCGCGACCTGTCGATAGTCGGCCTGGTCGGCGGCGCCGTGCTGTGGTCCGTGCCGTTCGTCTACGGCGCGCTGGGCGGCGTGATCGGCGAGCGCGCGGGCGTCGTCAACATCGCGATCGAGGCACAGCTGCTCGGCGCCGCGTTCACCGCGGCCATCGTCTCGTCGATCACGAACAGCCCGGTCGCCGGGCTGGTCGCGGCGGTCCTCGCGGGCGCCCTCGTGGCGCTGGTGCTCGGCCTGTTCGCCATCACGTACCACGTGAACCAGGTGATCGTGGGTGTGGTGCTCAACGTGCTCGTCGTGGGGCTGACGAGCTTCCTGTACTCGCAGGTGCTCGTGCCCGGTGCGGAGCAGCTGAACTCCACCACTCGGTTCTCGGCGATCCCGATCCCGCTCCTGTCGGACATCCCGGTGCTCGGCCCGGTCCTGTTCCGCCAGCCGCTCCTCATCTACCTGATGTTCCTCGCGGTGCCCGCCGTCTGGTACGCGCTGAACCGGACGCGCTGGGGCCTGCGGCTGCGGGCCGTGGGCGAGCACCCGAAGGCCGCGGACACCGTCGGTATCAACGTGGTGCGCACGCGGTACAACGCGGTGCTCGTCGCGGGCGCCGTGGCCGGGCTCGGGGGTGCTTTCTACACCACCGTGAACCTGAGCCAGTTCGGCGAGAACATGACGGGCGGCGCGGGCTACATCGCGCTGGCCGCCGTGATCTTCGGCAAGTGGGACCCCGTGCGGTCCGCGTTCGCGGGCCTGCTGTTCGGATTCGCCTCCAACCTGCAGAACGTCCTGTCGGTGGTGGGCTCGCCCGTGCCGAGCCAGTTCATGCTCATGGTGCCGTACGTCGTCACCCTGCTCGCCGTCGCGGGTCTTGTGGGACGCTCGCGTCCCCCGGCCGCGTCGGGCGAGCCGTACATCAAGGGTTGA
- a CDS encoding cytidine deaminase produces MGSVDLVDPAGPAGDVDWAGLRAAARDAVDKAYAPYSGFRVGAAAFADDGRLLTGANVENAAYGVTLCAECSLVSALVMSGGGRLAAFSCVNSLGETIMPCGRCRQLLWEHGGPGLLVDTPQGVQSMTEVLPQAFGPGDLDHVREANQ; encoded by the coding sequence ATGGGCTCTGTGGACCTTGTTGATCCGGCTGGACCGGCGGGCGACGTGGACTGGGCAGGCCTGCGGGCCGCGGCCCGGGACGCCGTCGACAAGGCGTACGCCCCGTACTCGGGTTTCCGGGTGGGGGCGGCGGCCTTCGCCGACGACGGGCGCCTGCTCACCGGCGCGAACGTCGAGAACGCCGCGTACGGCGTGACGCTCTGCGCGGAGTGCTCCCTGGTCAGCGCGCTGGTGATGTCGGGGGGCGGGCGGCTCGCCGCCTTCTCCTGCGTGAACTCGCTCGGCGAGACGATCATGCCGTGCGGCCGGTGCCGCCAGCTCCTGTGGGAGCACGGCGGACCCGGGCTGCTGGTGGACACCCCGCAGGGTGTCCAATCGATGACAGAGGTGCTGCCGCAGGCCTTCGGGCCGGGCGACCTGGACCACGTGCGAGAGGCAAATCAATGA